AGATCGGTGATGCCGCCGGCTTTGCGATTTTGGGCGGCATGTACCGCGGCGCCCGCATCACCACCGCCACTAAGGAGATGGTGCATCCTGCGGACTTCGCCGGCTTCAAGCTGCGCGCCCCCGGCATTGACATGTATGTGAAGACCTGGGAGTGGCTGGGCGCCAGCCCCACCCCGCTGGCGATCACCGAGACCTACACCGCCATTCAGCAGGGCACTGTGGAGGGCCAGGAGAACCCCATCAGCGAGTGCTGGAACTACGGCTTCTATGACGTGAACCCCTACTGGATCAAGAGCAACCATGTGTACAGCCAGGACTGCTTCTTCATGGACAAGACCTTCTTTGACGGCCTGCCCGCTGACATCCAGGAGCTTGCCGCCAAAGCTGCTGACGAGGCCTCTTCCTGGCGGAATGAGCAGATGGTGGAGTTTGAGGCTGAGGTGGAGCAGAAGGCCCTTGACGCCGGCGTGACCATCGTGGACGTAGACGTGCAGGAGTTCATTGATGCGTTCGACGGCTTCATGCAGAGCGAATTCCCCGATCTGGTGGATTGGGCGGACCAGATTGCCGCCATGGCAGACACTGCCGCGGTGGACCCCGCTGAGGCGGCCTGATCTTTCACAGTGTGTCGCTCCGGAGAGGAGCAGGTGAAGAGAAAACAATGCGTCTCGGGAGATGCGGGGGACGCATCTCCCGAGATTTCTGATTGAGGAGTTTTTATGAAAGCTTTGCTGAACGTCTATTCCAAGATCATGGACGTCATCGACAAGATTCTGAGAGTGATTGTCGGGATTGCCATGGTCGTCATGGTCATCGTGATCTTCTATCAGGTCATCCTGCGCTATGTGTTCAACGCCTCCAATATCTGGAGCGAAGAGCTGGCCCGTTATCTGATGTGCTACTCGGTCCTGCTTGGCGCGGCAATTGCCGTCCGTAAGTATTCCCACCTGCAGGTGGACTTTGTCATTAACATGCTGCCCGCCCGGGGCCGCTGCATTGCGGTTTCCCTCTGCACTCTGGTGGGCATCGGGTTCTTGGGATTTTTCTGCCAGTATGGGATTACGCTTTGCGCCACCACCGGCCACAGTATCTCGGCCGGCACAGGGCTTCCCATGAGTGTTGCGTACGCCTGTCTGCCAATCGGCAGCGTATTGATGATTTTGATGTCGGTTGAGGTCATTTTAAGGGAATTGGTGAAGTTCCAGGAGCTGGGCCATAAGAAGAAGGGGGTGCAGGCATGAGCGTCGGTCTTGTCACAATTGTTGGGCTGCTGGTTCTCTCGATCTGCGGCGTGCCCATCTTCCTGGCCCTGGGCACCGCAACGCTGGCGGCCATGGCCCTGGGCGGCATGCCCCTGATTGTCATTCCCCAGCAGACCTTTGCGGGCATCAACTCCACGGCCATGCTGGCGATCCCCTTCTTCATGCTGGCGGGCAACATCATGTCCCGCAGCATCACGATGAAGCTGGTGGATGTGTCCAACGCGCTGTTCGGGTGGGTGAAGGGCAGTCTGGCCGTAGTGACTGTGGTGGCCTCGGCGCTGTTCGGCGCCATCTCCGGCTCTGCCACTGCCACCTGCTCCGCCATCGGCGGCATGACGATCCCCGCCATGAAAAAGGAGGGCTACAGCGACTCCTTCGCGGCGGCCACCGCCTCCATGGCGTCTATTCTGGGGCCCATGATTCCCCCCTCCATCACCTTGATCGTGTATGCCAGCGCCACGGAGACCTCCATCTCCGCGCTGTTCCAGGCCACGGTGATTCCGGGCGTGCTGCTGGCGCTGTTCCTGGTGGGCTACAGCCTCTGGTACGGCAAGAAGAAGGATTTGCCCTCCCGCCCCAAGCAGAACGCCCAGCAGATCTTCCGCACCTTCCGCAGCAGCATCTGGGCCCTGCTCATGCCCGTCATCATCCTGGGCGGCATTTTCGGCGGAATCTTCACCGCCACGGAGGCCGCCGCGGTCTCCGTGATCTATGCGCTCTTGATCAGCCTCTTTGTTTATCGGGACATGAGCTGGAAGGAGATTCTGCCCTCCATGGCGGAGGCCGGCGTCTCCGCCGCGGCGATCATGATTCTGGTGGGCGTGTCCAAGTCCTCCAGCTATGTGATCACCACCTCAGGCCTGCCTGCCGCGGTGCTGGACCTCTTTGCGAACCTGACGGACAATAAATATATCATCCTCCTGCTGGTGAACCTGCTGTTCCTGGTCATCGGCATGCTGATGGAGGCCAACGCCGCTGTGGTGATGATGACCCCGCTGCTGCGTCCCCTGATGCTGTCTCTGGGACTGTCAGACATTCACTTCTGCATGATGATGTGCGTGAACCTGTACATTGGCCTGATGACGCCGCCGGTGGGCGTGTGCCTGCTGCTGGGCAACCAGATCGCCGGTGCCCGCCTGGAGCGGACCCTGAAGGATGCCCTGCCCATGTTGGGCCTGGGACTGATTGTCCTGCTGCTTGTGACTTATGTGCCTGCCGTGACCGAGTGGATTCCCTCCGTGTTAGGCAGCTGATTTCCCGTTGCCGTTTTCAACCATGACCCCGGGCCGCCGATGCCTCCGCCACCCGGCAGGATTCTGGCGGTCCGGGGTTTCAACAGCAAGATTGACGAATTTTTGACATAAAGGAGTTTTAAACGATGGTTTCCATGGATTACAGCGGTAAGAACTACATTGTGACAGGCGGTGCCGGCGGCATTGGCGGCGCCGTGGTGGACGGCATTGTATCCGGCGGCGGCCACGCCGTCATTGTGGACATCAATGAGGCCGGGGCCCGGAAGTACCAGGAGAAGTACGGTGAGGACAAAGTCACGGTGGCCGCCGTGGACCTGAGCAATCCCGCAGAGATTCGGGAGAAGTTCGGCGCCCTGGTGCAGAAGTTCGGGCAGATTCACGGCCTGATCTGCGTGGCCGGCATTGTCAGCACCTCCAAGTTTGAGGATGTGACCCAGGCGGAGTGGGACCGCGTGGTTGCCATCAACCTCACCGGCGTGTTTGCCAGCATCCAGAGCGTGTTCACCAACATGAAAGAGCACAGCTACGGCCGGATCGTGGTGGTCTCCTCCGTGGCGGCCCAGGTGGGCGGCGGACTGCTGGGCACCAGCGTGTACGCGGCCTCCAAGGGCGGCGTCAACAGCCTCATCAAGGCGGTTGCCAAGGAGGGCGGCCCCTACAACGTGGCCTGCTGCGGCGTGTGCCCCGCCTACACCAAGACGGCCATCACCGCCGGCATGGATCAGGACCGGCACAACCGGATTCTCAGCCAGATTCCCCTGGGCCGGCCCGCCGACCCGCAGGAGATTGCCAACCTCATTTTGTTCTATGCCTCCGACCTTGCAAGCTTTGTAACCGGCGAGATTGGAAACGCCGACGGCGGCCTGCGGATGGACTGACAGGCGCGGCCCTGTGAATTTCGACTGCGTTGATAGGAGAGTATGATGAAATATTCCAAAGAATTGGTGACAGAGCTGTATCAGGAGCTTCTCAGCGTCCGCATGGCGGAGGAGAAGCTGGTGGAGATTTACGCGCTGGGCAAGGTGCCCGGCCACATCCACAGCGGGGTTGGCGAGGAGGCCGCCTATGTGGCGCCGCTGATGACCCGCCGC
This genomic window from Pusillibacter faecalis contains:
- a CDS encoding TRAP transporter substrate-binding protein yields the protein MKRITSLILALVMTAALLAGCGGDSSTADTGSTGDAGAAEDGGYTANWIVAVNTSEGDLLYEATNKFCELVEEYSDGRITCDLYGGTQLGSGQTLLESMAYGVCNVYAESIGTLAPFTELANIDAAPYLYTGYDHFINVWQSDLGKEIKAEIGDAAGFAILGGMYRGARITTATKEMVHPADFAGFKLRAPGIDMYVKTWEWLGASPTPLAITETYTAIQQGTVEGQENPISECWNYGFYDVNPYWIKSNHVYSQDCFFMDKTFFDGLPADIQELAAKAADEASSWRNEQMVEFEAEVEQKALDAGVTIVDVDVQEFIDAFDGFMQSEFPDLVDWADQIAAMADTAAVDPAEAA
- a CDS encoding TRAP transporter small permease, whose protein sequence is MKALLNVYSKIMDVIDKILRVIVGIAMVVMVIVIFYQVILRYVFNASNIWSEELARYLMCYSVLLGAAIAVRKYSHLQVDFVINMLPARGRCIAVSLCTLVGIGFLGFFCQYGITLCATTGHSISAGTGLPMSVAYACLPIGSVLMILMSVEVILRELVKFQELGHKKKGVQA
- a CDS encoding TRAP transporter large permease produces the protein MSVGLVTIVGLLVLSICGVPIFLALGTATLAAMALGGMPLIVIPQQTFAGINSTAMLAIPFFMLAGNIMSRSITMKLVDVSNALFGWVKGSLAVVTVVASALFGAISGSATATCSAIGGMTIPAMKKEGYSDSFAAATASMASILGPMIPPSITLIVYASATETSISALFQATVIPGVLLALFLVGYSLWYGKKKDLPSRPKQNAQQIFRTFRSSIWALLMPVIILGGIFGGIFTATEAAAVSVIYALLISLFVYRDMSWKEILPSMAEAGVSAAAIMILVGVSKSSSYVITTSGLPAAVLDLFANLTDNKYIILLLVNLLFLVIGMLMEANAAVVMMTPLLRPLMLSLGLSDIHFCMMMCVNLYIGLMTPPVGVCLLLGNQIAGARLERTLKDALPMLGLGLIVLLLVTYVPAVTEWIPSVLGS
- a CDS encoding SDR family NAD(P)-dependent oxidoreductase, which gives rise to MVSMDYSGKNYIVTGGAGGIGGAVVDGIVSGGGHAVIVDINEAGARKYQEKYGEDKVTVAAVDLSNPAEIREKFGALVQKFGQIHGLICVAGIVSTSKFEDVTQAEWDRVVAINLTGVFASIQSVFTNMKEHSYGRIVVVSSVAAQVGGGLLGTSVYAASKGGVNSLIKAVAKEGGPYNVACCGVCPAYTKTAITAGMDQDRHNRILSQIPLGRPADPQEIANLILFYASDLASFVTGEIGNADGGLRMD